The following proteins are co-located in the Vigna unguiculata cultivar IT97K-499-35 chromosome 9, ASM411807v1, whole genome shotgun sequence genome:
- the LOC114164646 gene encoding dnaJ homolog subfamily B member 4, which yields MGTWVIGTTTIRVLCKSYRSIFKRWFHKKKPRRHTRTKQKTVDDGKVTNGIGSFRLKLRRSISDIAMSSPRGCCLYRHRSPDNSCFPCRKSASRNASRKSNQTSSKNYDFMSAASPFPSSLNKSGCLRSMPPHLNSMNASSRSSNPIMYSNSTGMLKPPPIENKLECTLEELCFGCKKKIKITRDVLTDTGGIVEEEELVTINVEPGWRKGTEIKFEGKGNERPGALKEDIIFIISEKSHKLFRRDGDDLELSVEIPLENALSGCTLSIPLLGGDHMDLKLDDIVHPGYQKIVPDQGMPISKEPGNRGNLNVTFRVVFPTHLTSNIRSEVVRILQDS from the exons ATGGGTACCTGGGTGATTGGCACAACCACTATTCGTGTCCTTTGCAAATCATACAGATCAATCTTCAAAAGATGGTTTCATAAGAAGAAACCACGACGCCACACCCGAACAAAACAG AAAACTGTTGATGATGGCAAAGTCACGAATGGAATTGGGAGCTTCAGATTGAAATTGAGGAGGAGCATCAGTGATATTGCAATGAGTAGTCCAAGAGGATGTTGTTTGTATAGACATAGAAGTCCAGATAATTCGTGCTTTCCGTGCAGAAAGTCTGCGTCTCGAAATGCAAGCAGAAAATCGAACCAGACATCGAGCAAGAACTATGATTTTATGTCTGCAGcttctccttttccttcttcATTGAACAAAAGCGGGTGTTTAAGATCGATGCCTCCTCATCTGAACTCAATGAATGCCAGCAGCAGGAGCAGCAACCCAATCATGTATTCCAATTCAACTGGGATGCTGAAACCCCCGCCAATAGAGAATAAACTTGAATGTACTTTGGAAGAGTTGTGCTTCGGATGCAAGAAAAAGATCAAAATCACAAGGGATGTTCTCACAGATACAGG GGGCATAGTTGAAGAGGAAGAATTGGTAACGATAAATGTGGAACCTGGATGGAGGAAAGGAACAGAGATTAAATTTGAAGGAAAAGGGAATGAGAGACCAGGAGCATTGaaagaagatataatatttatcaTCTCCGAGAAAAGTCACAAGTTATTCAGAAGAGACGGGGATGATTTGGAATTGAGCGTGGAAATTCCCTTAGAAAACGCACTTTCTGGGTGTACATTATCGATTCCACTGTTGGGTGGAGACCACATGGATCTTAAACTTGACGACATCGTACACCCTGGCTATCAGAAGATCGTCCCTGATCAAGGCATGCCAATCTCCAAAGAACCAGGAAACAGAGGAAACTTGAATGTTACGTTTCGCGTTGTGTTTCCGACACA
- the LOC114196333 gene encoding aspartic proteinase Asp1-like, producing MDMKSRGISLFLLLSSIFSTSFSDTDQILNSKKPTPSTSAHSLASSFAFQIKGNVYPIGYYTVNLAIGNPPKLYDLDIDTGSDLTWLQCDAPCKGCTVPQNRLYKPRGNVVKCVDPLCTGVQSAPPCGVANEQCDYEVDYADHGSSLGVLVRDYIPVKFTNGSLARPILGFGCGYDQTHPGHNPPPSTAGVLGLGKGKTSIVSQLHSLGLIRNVVGHCLSGRGGGFLFFGDQFIPQSGVVWTPILQSSSVQQHYKTGPADLLFNGKPTSVKGLELIFDSGSSYTYFNSIAHKALVDLITNDIKGKPLTRATADSSLPICWKGPKAFKSLHDVTTNFKPLLLSFTKSKNSVLQVPPEAYLIVTKHGNVCLGILDGTEIGLGNINIIGDISLQDKIVIYDNEKQQIGWASAKCDGPSKS from the exons ATGGATATGAAAAGCAGAGGAATTTCACTCTTTTTGcttctttcttccattttctcaacctccttctcagACACCGATCAGATTCTCAACTCCAAGAAGCCAACACCCTCAACCTCTGCTCATTCCCTTGCTTCCTCTTTCGCTTTTCAGATTAAAGGAAATGTTTATCCAATTGG GTATTACACGGTGAACCTTGCCATTGGCAATCCCCCTAAGCTTTATGATCTTGACATTGACACAGGAAGTGATCTCACTTGGCTTCAGTGTGATGCACCGTGTAAAGGGTGCACTGTA CCCCAGAATCGACTTTACAAACCTCGCGGCAACGTTGTGAAATGTGTGGATCCTTTGTGTACTGGAGTCCAGTCAGCACCTCCTTGTGGTGTAGCAAATGAGCAATGTGACTATGAGGTTGATTATGCAGACCATGGATCATCTCTGGGTGTGTTAGTCCGAGATTATATTCCAGTTAAATTTACTAATGGATCTTTAGCACGCCCTATTCTGGGCTTCGG GTGTGGATATGATCAAACGCATCCTGGTCATAATCCCCCACCTTCCACAGCAGGTGTTCTTGGCCTTGGAAAAGGCAAAACAAGCATTGTATCACAGCTTCATTCTCTTGGCCTAATTCGTAATGTAGTAGGCCACTGCTTAAGTGGGAGAGGAGGAGGCTTTTTATTCTTTGGAGATCAATTCATTCCCCAATCTGGAGTTGTTTGGACACCCATATTGCAGAGTTCATCAGT ACAACAACACTATAAAACAGGTCCAGCAGACCTGCTTTTCAATGGAAAACCTACTTCTGTGAAAGGTCTAGAACTTATCTTCGATAGTGGGAGCTCCTACACATACTTCAATTCCATAGCTCATAAAGCTCTTGTTGATCTG ATAACTAATGATATAAAGGGGAAGCCTTTGACTAGAGCAACTGCAGATTCATCTCTCCCAATTTGTTGGAAGGGTCCAAAGGCTTTCAAATCGTTACATGATGTCACTACAAATTTTAAGCCACTGCTACTCAGCTTCACAAAATCAAAGAATTCGGTGCTGCAAGTACCACCAGAAGCTTATCTGATTGTCACT AAACATGGCAATGTCTGCTTGGGGATTCTAGACGGCACTGAAATAGGACTGGGAAATATCAACATAATTGGAG ATATATCTTTACAAGATAAGATTGTGATTTATGATAACGAGAAACAGCAGATTGGATGGGCCTCTGCCAAGTGTGATGGACCTTCCAAATCGTAA